Genomic DNA from Paenibacillus borealis:
GCATCAATGGTGATATTACCCATCCGCAGCTGATCGACCGCAAAGTGCGCCGCGGGACGGACAATATGGCGGCAGGTCCGGCCATGAGCCGCGATGATGCGCTGCGCGCGATTCTGGCCGGGGTTCAGGTGGCTCAGGAAGCGGTGAAGAACGGGACGGAGATTTTTATTACCGGTGAGATGGGGATCGGCAATACTACAGCAAGTGCTGCAGTGTTATGTGCACTGGAAGGTATTCCGCCAGAGACGGCAGCCGGACGGGGGACAGGCATCGACGACGAGCGGCTGCGCCACAAAATATCGGTAATCGAACGCGCCCTTCAGGTGAATACGCCGAATCCGGCAGATCCGATCGATGTGCTCTCGAAGGTAGGCGGACTTGAGATTGCCGGTCTGGCGGGTCTGATTCTCGGTGCGGCAGCCCTGCGGATTCCGGTCATTCTGGACGGCTTCATTTCCGGTGCGGCAGCCCTGGTAGCCAAGGCGCTGGCGCCCGAATCGACGGCATACATGATTGCTTCCCATGTCTCAGGCGAGCAGGGGCATAAGCTGATGCTGGACCGCCTCGGTCTGGAGGCCCTGCTGGATCTCGGACTGCGCCTCGGCGAAGGCACCGGCGGTGCGCTGTGCCTGCATTTCATTGAAGCGGTCTGCCGCATCATGCGGGAGATGGCGACCTTCGAGAGCGCGGGGGTTTCCGGGTCGGAGAGCGTATGAGTATCCTCGTAACCGGAGGCGCACGCAGCGGGAAAAGCGGCTTCGCCGAGCGTTTAACCCGGAAGCTGGCGGACCCGCAGCAGGCGGTTTATGTGGCGACCGGACAAGCATTCGATGAAGAGATGAAGGCGCGGATTGCCCTGCACCGGCAGCAACGGGAGGAGGGCGGCTTCCGGTGGGAGACACTGGAGGAGCCGCTTGAACTATCGGTGCTGCTGGAGCGGCAGTCCGGCAGCGGTCAGGCTGTGCTGGTGGACTGCCTGACGCTCTGGCTGTCCAATCAGCTGCTGGCTGTAGAGGAGCGCAGTGACCGGCAGCAGCTGGTGGAAGAGGCAATTGCCGGACTGGAGCAGAGTGTCTCCAGCTTCCAGGGGACGCTAATTCTTGTTACCAATGAAGTAGGTGACGGCATTGTGCCGGAGTATTCACTCGGCCGGTTGTACCGTGATTTGGCCGGACGGATGAACGCGCGGCTTGCCCGGCAGTGTGAGCAGGTATTTCTGGTTACGGCCGGGATACCGCTAGAGCTGAAGAGCCGGGAGTACCTGCTGTGAGCGCGCGGGGGGATGCTGCTGCCGCTTTTCAGTTCCTGTCGCGGTTTCCGGTCAAATACAGCCCGGATTTCTCGCCTGAGCTGCTGCGCCGCAGCGTGGTCTATTATCCGCTGGTCGGCGCAGCGATCGGACTCAGCGCCGCATTAGGCGCGGCAGCTGCAGCCTGGCTGCTGCCGGTCTGGCCTGCCGCGGTCATCACCCTCATCCTGTGGGTGGGGCTGACCGGCGGGCTGCATCTGGACGGCTGGATGGACTGCGCCGATGCGCTGCTCAGCTACCGCTCGCGAGAGCGGATGCTGGAGATCATGAAGGACAGCCGCGTAGGCGCTATGGGTGTGCTGGCCTGCGTGCTGCTGCTGTTGCTGAAGGCCTCGCTGCTGGCGGCATTGATCGAAGGCGGCAGCTACAGCATGCTGCCGCTGCTCCTGCTGCCGCCGGTCTGGAGCCGCTGGTACATGGTGCGGGCCATGGCCCGCTATCCGCTGGCCCGCGGCAATGAAGGGCTGGCCGCCAGCTTCGGCGGGCTGCCTGCCCGGCTGGAGCGGCGCGCGCGTCTAAGCGCCGCGCTGCTTACGCTGGCCGCTGCCGCGGCGCCTCTGGCGCTCGGCGCGGGCAGCGGGGCCTGGCCGCAGCTGGCGGCTGCGGCCATCCTGGCGCCGGCGGCTGCGGCAGCCTGCGGCATGCTCGCAGCGCGGCGGATCGGCAGCCGGCTCGGCGGGCTCACCGGCGACGTCTACGGCGCGCTGGGAGAGCTGCTCGAGACGGTGGTTCTGCTTGTGCTGGTGCTGCTGCAGCACAACCTGTAGCGGCCAGCGCCGCCCGGCTCAGCGATCTACTACAACTGTGCCGTTCTTAACTCCGGCAGCAGCCAGAAAGCGAGGAAGATGAACATGGAAGATACAACTGCATGTAAGGCTGCCGCCCAGGCCGCGCCGGGGTTTGCGGGTGGAGCGGATAAGCTGAAGCCAGCAGCCGCCCAGGCCGCACCGGGGCCTGCGGGTGGAGCGGATAAGCTGAAGCCAGATACCACCCAGGCAGCGCCGGGAGTTGCAGATGGAGCGGGCCAGCAGCGGCCAGCCACCGTGCTGATGCTGCAGGGAACCGCCTCCGATGTCGGCAAGAGCCTCGTCACCGCCGCCATTGGGCGGATTATGACCCGGGACGGCTACCGCACGGCACCGTTCAAATCGCAGAATATGGCGCTGAATTCCTATGTTACAGCGGACGGCAAAGAAATCGGCCGCGCCCAGGGGATGCAGGCGGAAGCCTTCGGCATTACAGCTACCAGCGACATGAATCCGATCCTGCTGAAGCCGTCCGGTGAGATGAGTGCGCAGATCGTGGTGCATGGTGTGCCGCATGCCGCGCTCAGTGCGAGAGAATACCGTGAGAAGTTTCTCCCCGAAGCCAAAGGGACGGTGATGGATGCGCTTGGCCGTCTGCGGGAGGCCTATGATATTGTACTGATGGAAGGCGCAGGCAGCCCCGCTGAGATCAACCTCAAGGCGCGGGATATCGTCAATATGAATCTGGCCGGCTGGGCGGATGCGCCGGTGCTGCTGGTTGCCGATATTGACCGGGGCGGCGTGTTTGCCTTCATCGTCGGGACGCTGGAGCTGCTGGAGCCGCATGAACGGGCCCGGGTCAAAGGCTTCATTATCAATAAATTCCGCGGCGATGTATCGCTGCTGCAGCCCGGGCTGGACTGGCTGGAGGAGCGTACAGGCATTCCGGTACTGGGTGTGCTTCCGTTCCTGCCGCAGCTGCGGATTGAGGCAGAGGACTCCGTAGTTCTGGAAGGAACGTCGGGACGTTTGCGCGAAGAATCCGCCAGGGAGCTTGATATCGCGGTTATCCGCTATCCGCGGATCTCTAACTTTACGGACTTCGATCCGCTTGCGGATGAACCGGATACTGCCGTGCGCTATGTCATGTCAGCAGACGAGCTGGGAACGCCGGATGTCATCATATTGCCGGGTACGAAGAATACGGCGGCCGACCTGCAGTATTTGCGGGAGCAGGGGTTCCCGGAGGCAATAGAGCGTGCGTTGGAGCAGGGGACGCAGCAGCTTGCCGGAATCTGCGGCGGGTATCAGATGCTGGGGTTGAAGCTGCTTGATCCTCATGCGGTTGAGAGTACTGAACCGGGTGAGAGTGAGGGCCTCGGGTATCTGCCGCTGTCAACGGCGTTCCTGCAGCAGAAGACCACGGTCCGCGTCAGCGGAACGCTGGCTGCGGATCATCCGCTGCAACTAGGCACCGAGGCGCTCGCCTCAATCGGTGGGATGCCCATTACCGGATACGAGATACATATGGGAACGACGACGAACCATGATGCTGCTTCCGTGCGCAGTCTGTTCATGCTGGCCGGGCCGGAAGGGCAGGCTGTGCCGGAAGGCTGGGGGACCCCGGACGGCAGAATCTGGGGCAGTTATCTGCACGGATTGTTCCACAACGATAAGCTGCGCCGGAGCTGGCTGGACGGATTACGGACAGCCAAGGGGCTGGCGCCGCTAACGGTAACCTTCTCGGCAGCTGCGCTCCGTGAGCAGGAGTTTGACCGGCTGGCGGATGCCGTAAGAGCGCATCTGGATATGAATGCCGTGTACAACATTATGGGCTTGCGAGGAAGAGGGGAATAGGGGTGGCTGCTGCGGTTCTGCTGTTTATTGTTGCCGGACTGGCCGAGATCGGCGGCGGATATCTGGTCTGGCTCTGGCTGCGGGAATCGCGGCCGCTGTGGTACGGATTGGTAGGCTCAGTAATTCTGATCGCGTATGGCATTATCCCGACTCTGCAGAAGTTTCCTTCCTTTGGCCGGGTATATGCAGCCTATGGCGGTGTATTTATCGTGCTTGCTGTGCTGTGGGGCTGGCTGGTGGACCGGAAAACACCGGATCTCTACGACTGGATCGGCGCAGGGATCTGCGTGATCGGTGTCTCGGTCATCCTCTGGGCACCAAGACACTGAACATGCCCTAATCATCTCCTGCTATAATCTGTATAAGCTGAATTTAAGCTATTAGCCTATAATCCTGCCCAAAATACAACATTTTGCCGATTACATCGGTCCTAATTCAAAAATGTTGTACGAATTGCAGCAATTCTCCTTTTCCAAGCGGAAAATCAGAGAAATTATTGTATTACATACAACAATCCTTCTAAAAACCCGGGTATTTATGAATCGAAGTTGTAATTCGTACAACATTTATTTCGAACAACATTTATGCTGAAACAGCGCGGCCTTAAGAATCCCAATTTGCCAGCAACGAATTAGAATAGATACAAAAAAGCAGCTCCAACAGCCGCGTGGCCTTTGGAACTGCTTTTATTTTTGCTGCTAAGCAGCTTTACAGCTAAATTTTGAACTGCTGGGCAGCCTTTTGCAGCTTCACAGCCTGCTCGTGCAGGTGCTCGACGGTCAGTGCGTGTCCTTCCAGCTCCTGGTGCTGGCGTGCGGAGTTCTCGCCAAGCGTATCGGCGCTCTGCTGCGACTTGGCCGTAATCTGTGCCGTTTCTTCCACCGAGGCACTGACTTCTTCGGTGCCTGCCGAAATCTGCTGGGTAGCGGCAGATACGGACTGAATGCTATGGTTGATGCTCTGAATAAGAATCAGCAGATGATTGAAGGCATTGCCCGCTTCAACAACCTTGTTCACACCTGAAGCCACTTCTGCATTCACGTGGTTCATCTCAGATACCGAGTGGTTCATATCTTCCTGAAGCCCAAGCAGGAATTCGCGGATCTGCTCATTGGATTCCTTGGATTGCTCTGACAGCTTGCGGACTTCTCCGGCCACGACCGCGAATCCCCGGCCATGCTCTCCTGCACGTGCTGCTTCAATCGAGGCGTTAAGCGACAGCATCTGAATCTGCTTCGTAATTTCGGTAATCCCCTGCACAACTTCCCCGATCATCAGGGAGCGTTCATTCATGATGCGGAACTGCTCCAGCGACTGCACCGAGGCCTGTTCCACCTGGCGCATCTGCTGCACAGCACTCTGGGCAATATCATTACCGCCCATGGCTTCGGCGGAGGCTTCACTGATCTGCTCCGTGACCTCACCGGCAGCGGAAGCGATATGCTGGATGCCGATGTTGATCTCATCCATAGCCCGGGAATTATCCAGTGCGCTGCTAGCAATCGTGGTGCTGCCTTTACCGATTTCCTCTACGGAAATAGCGGATTGCTCGGCCATATTGTTCAGAATCTGAACGCGTTCCTTCAGATCATTGGAATCGGCAACTACGGTACCTGATGTATCCAGCACATGTCCGATCATCTCTTTTAGCCGCTCGCTCATGATCCGGAAGCTCTCGGAGAGCTGGCCTACTTCATCGGTGCCTTTAATCGTGAGTGCTTCGGTGAAATCGCCGCCGGCCAGCTTGTTGCTGTAGGCTGCCAGCAATTTAATCGGACGGATGATTCTGCGGCTCATCAGTGTAGCGCCGGAGAGTCCGACAATAAGTGCCAGCAGGGTGATTCCCGCACTGGTCCACAGAATGTTGCTCATCTTTTCCTGAATAAAGCCGACATCCGAGCTTACACCAACGAGCATTGTGGTGCCGGGAACGCCAACAAATGCACTCTTATGTATACCATGGCTATCACTATAGATTTCACTAAGTCCTGCTTTTCCCTTGGAGGCTTGCTCCATGGCAGGCAATACCTCAATGGATTCCTCGCGCTTAAGCTTGGCGCTATGGTCAGCGACCAGGACAGTGGCTTTGCCTTCCTTCAGATCGATGAGGAAGATGGTCTCCACATCGTGCTGCTTCCGCTTTTCCTCGAAATAGAATTCTACATTAGTTCCTGCCTGTTCATTCTTGTTAAGGGCCTGCTGCGCGCTTGTAGCATTCAGGTTCTTGTATACATCCTGGGCTGAGGCCGTCAGAGACTTATTGATCTGTGGCAGAACGTAACTGTTAATGATGTTGGTGGATATGAAGTAGAAGCTGATACTTAGCAAAAGAGAAGTGAGTAACAGAACGACAAACAGCAGAAGCGTAAACTTGCGGCTAATTGATTTTTTGAAACGGAACATTTCTTTCTCTCCTTTTCTGTCAATTGCATCTGAAATCCCCAGCCCGACAAAGAGCCAGGCAAGCAGCAATATATTCCATTGGTGTAGGTCATATATGAAGCTAGCGTTAACGGGAAATGTGATTGATAACTATTCTATAGAATTAACCTCAGGTTGAATAGTGAAAGTTTGCTCTATTGTGCATTATTTTTCAGAAAAATTTGAATATTTAACGAGTCTATCACCAATTTACCGAAAAAAGTGAATTACACGCTGTTTTCATGAAAATTTAAAATTTCATAGCATGTTAGCTTCTTCTATGATAGAGTGTTATTGTTTTGTTTCTATAAGAGTGCTACAAGAGTTCTAAAAGAGTTCTAAAAGTGGATATCCGCGGTTCGTAACCATCCCGCGTAAACAAAACTAGGAGGAGTAATCAGTAATATGTTCAATTTGTTATGGGGTATTTTGTTTGTTGTCGTTAATTTTGTGTTTTTTCTGCTCTGCTACCGATTGTTCGGTAAAAAAGGGCTCTATGCCTGGGTAGGTATGGCAACCGTGGTCGCCAATATACAAGTAGCCAAGACGATTGCGATGCCTTTCGATATCGTGATGACGCTGGGGAATACGATGTATGTCACGTTATATATGACCAGTGACCTGCTGAATGAGAGATACGGGCGGGCTGAAGCGCGGAACGCTGTCTGGTTCGGGTTCTTCACCTTGCTGATGACTACCGTCATTATGCAGATGGTGCTTATATTTGAGCCGCAGGAGACGGATATTGCCCAGTCTTCACTCCAGACGATCTTCGGCCTGATGCCGAGGCTCGCACTGGGCAGTCTCACCGCATATTTCATCAGCCAGTTTCTGGATGTGCGCCTGTATGCATGGATCCGCAAGTACTATGGCAGCTCGCGGCAGCTCTGGATCCGCTCTAACGGCAGCACAATGATCAGCTCTTTTGTCGATACTCTGATCTTCTGCACGATTGCGTTTGCCGGAACCTATGACCTGAAGGTATGGACAGAGATTCTACTGACCACCTATCTGGCCAAATTCCTTCTCACGGGCGCAGGCACACCGGTGCTCTACCTTGCCCGTTCCTTTAAATTCGCTGAAGAAGAGCAGACAGTCAGGCCCCAGGAGACCAAGCGCAATATTTCATAGAATAGTCTTATATAAAAAAGCCCCAAACTCCAGTGAACCGGAGATTGGGGCTTTTGCAATTGCTGAATTACAGGCTCAGCACTGTCAATTCTTTGGGGAAGCTGGTCAGCGTCTGCGGGCCTTCTGCCGTAACGAGCACATCATCCTCAATGCGCACGCCGCCAAGATTTGGAACATAAATTCCCGGTTCTACGGTGAAGACGTTGCCGTTTGCGATGATATCCGTGTTGAGTCCATGCAGCGAAGGATATTCATGGGTATCCATGCCGAGACCGTGTCCGACGCGGTGCATGAAGTATTCCCCGTAACCGGCGGCTTCAATAACATCCCGCGCTGCTTTGTCGACAGAACCGAAGGTGGCTCCTGCAACGGAGGCGGCAATACCGGCTTCATTGGCAGCAAGCACAGTGTTGTAGATATCGGTCAGCTTGCTGTTGACTTCGCCTACAGCGAAGGTGCGGGTAATGTCGGAAGCATATCCTCCGGCGTATACGCCAAGATCGAACATAAGCAGATCGCCCGGCTGGATGATGCGCTCGCCCGGTACGCCATGCGGCAGGGCCGTGTTCGGGCCGGAGAGCACCATAGTGTCGAAGGAGGGGCCAGAGGCACCGACTTTTTTCATCAGATATTCAAGCTCCGCTACCAGCTCATTCTCGCTGACACCGGCTTTGACATGCGACAGGCCGCGGCGGAGAACCTCCTCGACAAGTTCGGCGGCATGCTTCATAATGCGGATTTCTTCAGGTGTCTTGACGGCGCGCATAGCCCGGAGCAGATGGCCGATGTCGCTGAATGACCCCGCCGGGATGGCGTCTGCCAGCAACTCATAACGGCTGACGGAGAAGTGCTCCTTCTCGATGCCGAAGCTGCCCGGATTCGCACCGCCGAAGCGGGATTTAAGCAGTTCGTACGGGTTGTCCGTATCGCTGTGCGTCAGGATAGTTTTCACCGAGGAGGCGGCATGCGCCGCTTCAGCGTCCAGCGCCGGAACGATCAGCACGGGCTCCTCGCCGCGGATCAGCAGCAGGCCCAGAAAACGTTCATGCGGGTTGCTGGCGAAGCCGGTCAAATAGTATACATGCTTAGGATCAGTTACGAGCAGAGCATCCAGGCCCCCGCCTGTAAGTCCTCGCTCCAGTTTGAGCAGAGCTTCATTCATTGCAATAGTTCCCCTTTCATATACACGCTTGAAACAGCAATATTCTCATTATAATTCATAATCCGGGAGGCTGCACGTTCCTGGTGAGGATGCTAAAGGGAGTTTAGTGAAGTTAAGCACCGGGTAATAGTTGCCAAAATCATTTCTGGTTTACGTTCCAATTTACACCAAATGGTATACTTCCAAACCGGGTTTTGCATGAAGCAAATTCTTTGAGATTGGCCTCACAAAAACTTTCAGGAGGTTATGAATATGTCCGGAACAAGAACAACGGTCCTCTCCCGTACATTTCTGCTGCGCGGAGCTTTGGTCCTGCTGATGGGACTGCTGTCAGCCTGCACCTCTTCTGAACAAGATAGTATGCAAGAACAGCTGACAGTTGAGAATCCGCGGCTTGACGCACAGCCTGCCGGAACTGCCCTTCCATCTTCAATGACTACGATGACCGAAACACCGGTGACAAGAACCCCGGGAGCGTCTGCCAGTGTAGGTAAGGGTGCATCTGGAAGCACACAGGCACCGGAAGTAACTGCTGCCGCTACGAAGCCGCCAGCTTCGTCTGCCTTCCCTTATACCGCTCAACCGTTGGCGCACGGACTGAATGTGCCTTGGGAGATGGCGTTCGCTCCGGACGGGCGGATTTTTTTCACCGAACGGCCCGGCAGCCTGCGCGTTATAGAGAACGGCAAGCTTCGTGAGGCTCCGCTGCTGGAACTTCTCGCCCCCTTTGTCAGCAAAGGAGAAGGCGGATTACTGGGACTTGCGCTTGATCCGGAGTTTGAGAGCAACGGATTTGCATATGTATA
This window encodes:
- a CDS encoding queuosine precursor transporter; amino-acid sequence: MFNLLWGILFVVVNFVFFLLCYRLFGKKGLYAWVGMATVVANIQVAKTIAMPFDIVMTLGNTMYVTLYMTSDLLNERYGRAEARNAVWFGFFTLLMTTVIMQMVLIFEPQETDIAQSSLQTIFGLMPRLALGSLTAYFISQFLDVRLYAWIRKYYGSSRQLWIRSNGSTMISSFVDTLIFCTIAFAGTYDLKVWTEILLTTYLAKFLLTGAGTPVLYLARSFKFAEEEQTVRPQETKRNIS
- a CDS encoding cobyric acid synthase — translated: MLQGTASDVGKSLVTAAIGRIMTRDGYRTAPFKSQNMALNSYVTADGKEIGRAQGMQAEAFGITATSDMNPILLKPSGEMSAQIVVHGVPHAALSAREYREKFLPEAKGTVMDALGRLREAYDIVLMEGAGSPAEINLKARDIVNMNLAGWADAPVLLVADIDRGGVFAFIVGTLELLEPHERARVKGFIINKFRGDVSLLQPGLDWLEERTGIPVLGVLPFLPQLRIEAEDSVVLEGTSGRLREESARELDIAVIRYPRISNFTDFDPLADEPDTAVRYVMSADELGTPDVIILPGTKNTAADLQYLREQGFPEAIERALEQGTQQLAGICGGYQMLGLKLLDPHAVESTEPGESEGLGYLPLSTAFLQQKTTVRVSGTLAADHPLQLGTEALASIGGMPITGYEIHMGTTTNHDAASVRSLFMLAGPEGQAVPEGWGTPDGRIWGSYLHGLFHNDKLRRSWLDGLRTAKGLAPLTVTFSAAALREQEFDRLADAVRAHLDMNAVYNIMGLRGRGE
- the cobT gene encoding nicotinate-nucleotide--dimethylbenzimidazole phosphoribosyltransferase — encoded protein: MITAIQEVTGRIAPPDEKATLRAVLRLNSLTKPPGSLGRLEALAVRLAGISKVEQPCYSKRTVVVMAADHGVCCEGVSAFPQEVTMQMAYNFLSGGAAVNVLARQGGAEVQFVDIGINGDITHPQLIDRKVRRGTDNMAAGPAMSRDDALRAILAGVQVAQEAVKNGTEIFITGEMGIGNTTASAAVLCALEGIPPETAAGRGTGIDDERLRHKISVIERALQVNTPNPADPIDVLSKVGGLEIAGLAGLILGAAALRIPVILDGFISGAAALVAKALAPESTAYMIASHVSGEQGHKLMLDRLGLEALLDLGLRLGEGTGGALCLHFIEAVCRIMREMATFESAGVSGSESV
- the cobU gene encoding bifunctional adenosylcobinamide kinase/adenosylcobinamide-phosphate guanylyltransferase: MSILVTGGARSGKSGFAERLTRKLADPQQAVYVATGQAFDEEMKARIALHRQQREEGGFRWETLEEPLELSVLLERQSGSGQAVLVDCLTLWLSNQLLAVEERSDRQQLVEEAIAGLEQSVSSFQGTLILVTNEVGDGIVPEYSLGRLYRDLAGRMNARLARQCEQVFLVTAGIPLELKSREYLL
- a CDS encoding YnfA family protein, producing MAAAVLLFIVAGLAEIGGGYLVWLWLRESRPLWYGLVGSVILIAYGIIPTLQKFPSFGRVYAAYGGVFIVLAVLWGWLVDRKTPDLYDWIGAGICVIGVSVILWAPRH
- a CDS encoding M24 family metallopeptidase; this translates as MNEALLKLERGLTGGGLDALLVTDPKHVYYLTGFASNPHERFLGLLLIRGEEPVLIVPALDAEAAHAASSVKTILTHSDTDNPYELLKSRFGGANPGSFGIEKEHFSVSRYELLADAIPAGSFSDIGHLLRAMRAVKTPEEIRIMKHAAELVEEVLRRGLSHVKAGVSENELVAELEYLMKKVGASGPSFDTMVLSGPNTALPHGVPGERIIQPGDLLMFDLGVYAGGYASDITRTFAVGEVNSKLTDIYNTVLAANEAGIAASVAGATFGSVDKAARDVIEAAGYGEYFMHRVGHGLGMDTHEYPSLHGLNTDIIANGNVFTVEPGIYVPNLGGVRIEDDVLVTAEGPQTLTSFPKELTVLSL
- the cobS gene encoding adenosylcobinamide-GDP ribazoletransferase, which codes for MSARGDAAAAFQFLSRFPVKYSPDFSPELLRRSVVYYPLVGAAIGLSAALGAAAAAWLLPVWPAAVITLILWVGLTGGLHLDGWMDCADALLSYRSRERMLEIMKDSRVGAMGVLACVLLLLLKASLLAALIEGGSYSMLPLLLLPPVWSRWYMVRAMARYPLARGNEGLAASFGGLPARLERRARLSAALLTLAAAAAPLALGAGSGAWPQLAAAAILAPAAAAACGMLAARRIGSRLGGLTGDVYGALGELLETVVLLVLVLLQHNL
- a CDS encoding methyl-accepting chemotaxis protein gives rise to the protein MFRFKKSISRKFTLLLFVVLLLTSLLLSISFYFISTNIINSYVLPQINKSLTASAQDVYKNLNATSAQQALNKNEQAGTNVEFYFEEKRKQHDVETIFLIDLKEGKATVLVADHSAKLKREESIEVLPAMEQASKGKAGLSEIYSDSHGIHKSAFVGVPGTTMLVGVSSDVGFIQEKMSNILWTSAGITLLALIVGLSGATLMSRRIIRPIKLLAAYSNKLAGGDFTEALTIKGTDEVGQLSESFRIMSERLKEMIGHVLDTSGTVVADSNDLKERVQILNNMAEQSAISVEEIGKGSTTIASSALDNSRAMDEINIGIQHIASAAGEVTEQISEASAEAMGGNDIAQSAVQQMRQVEQASVQSLEQFRIMNERSLMIGEVVQGITEITKQIQMLSLNASIEAARAGEHGRGFAVVAGEVRKLSEQSKESNEQIREFLLGLQEDMNHSVSEMNHVNAEVASGVNKVVEAGNAFNHLLILIQSINHSIQSVSAATQQISAGTEEVSASVEETAQITAKSQQSADTLGENSARQHQELEGHALTVEHLHEQAVKLQKAAQQFKI